In Dromiciops gliroides isolate mDroGli1 chromosome 4, mDroGli1.pri, whole genome shotgun sequence, one DNA window encodes the following:
- the S100A11 gene encoding protein S100-A11, with protein MAKKVIPTETERCIESMIAVFQKYAGREITNSPNTLSKTEFLTFMNTELASFTQNQKDPGVLDRMMKKLDLNCDGQLDFQEFLNLIGGLAQACHASFTAAPQPMKKM; from the exons ATG GCCAAAAAAGTCATCCCCACTGAAACAGAAAGATGCATTGAGTCCATGATAGCTGTTTTCCAGAAGTATGCTGGCCGGGAGATCACTAACTCCCCCAACACCCTCTCCAAAACTGAGTTCCTGACCTTCATGAATACAGAGCTGGCTTCCTTCACACAG AACCAGAAGGACCCCGGTGTTCTGGACCGaatgatgaagaaactggacCTCAACTGTGATGGGCAGTtggactttcaagaattccttaATCTAATTGGAGGCTTGGCACAGGCTTGCCATGCCTCTTTCACAGCAGCTCCCCAGCccatgaagaaaatgtga